A stretch of DNA from Mucilaginibacter daejeonensis:
TCAGCGTGCTCTTGTTCTCAGGTTTCAGCAGGGTTGGTACGGTCTCTTTAGGGAGTTTGTCAAATGCCTCGTTAGTAGGCGCAAATACGGTGAACGGTCCTGCGCTTTTCAAGGTCTCTACCAGGCCTGCGGCTTTTACAGCAGCTACCAGGGTGGTATGATCTTTAGAGTTCACTGCATTATCAACAATGTCTTTGGTAGGATACATAGGTGCACCACCTACCATTACGGTTTGCGCCTTTACGGTTGCGGTCGCTATAGCTACTAAAGCGAATACCGCGATCATCATTTTTTTCATATTCAGATTGTGTCGAATTATGAAGAATTACGCAGCGGTATTGTTTTCGGTTCTCCTAATTTGAAGAACTTAGTAGCTGTTTTGGGAGTGCTTTTTTTGAGAACTGTTCGAGGGGCAATTACGTTACGCACGCTCGCGCTGCTTATTCTTCAAAGAAAAGCTCAGCTGCGATATGGTCGGCGTACAACTTGCCAGCGGTTGAAAGCGTTAACACGCGGCCGCTTTGCATCAGCCATTCCTTGTCAAAAAAGCGCTCTGCTTCCTTGATCAATATATCGGCAGCGCCACTTTGGAGGGTGTTAAGGTGATCAAGATCAAGCCCCCACATGGTACGTACCGAGGTCATAATGTACTCGTTCAGCCGGTCTGTCATGGTCAGTTCCTCGATCTCGGCGGGTATCTTACGTTGTGTTAATTGCTGAAGGTAAGCCGCATTGTTAGCCACGTTCCATTGCCGGGTGCTACCGTTGAAAGAGTGTGCTGATGGGCCGATACCGAGGTAGGGTACACCTTTCCAGTAGTTAGAGTTGTGACGTGAGTATCTTCCAGGTTTGGCAAAGTTGGATATCTCGTAATGCTCAAATCCCTGCTCAACCATTCTTTCCATCAGGTAGCTGAATTGTTGGGCACTTTGGCTATCGCTTAATGGCGGTTCTTGCTTACGCTTGATGA
This window harbors:
- a CDS encoding fasciclin domain-containing protein translates to MKKMMIAVFALVAIATATVKAQTVMVGGAPMYPTKDIVDNAVNSKDHTTLVAAVKAAGLVETLKSAGPFTVFAPTNEAFDKLPKETVPTLLKPENKSTLTKILTYHVVAGRISAAELMAKVKAGNGKAELKTVSGGTLTAMLDGSKLYLVDEKGGKSWITIPNVFQKNGVIHVVNTVLMPN